The genomic DNA CCTGACCAGAAACAGCACCCATGGCGCCGACAATCAGAAGGGTGATGAACATGAAGATACCACTGCGACACAAGTCAATATCCACATCACCCTTATCAACCAGGGTGAAAACGTACGTGTAGATAAGCAAAGGCCGTCGACCCCACCTCTCGACAACGAAGAAACTCGCAATGACACCAAGGACCTCAATACAGTCGACAATGATCTATACAATTTGTCAGCAAAAGCCCGTTAACACGTTGTGACTTTGGTGCATTacggtgatgatgaaggtaTCTGAAATACCGACGAGAGCGAAAAAGGTGGTGGTGTAGGAGAAAATGAATTGAACACCAGAGATCTGCTGCGAGACGAGGATACCGACAGTAGCGAAGAACTTTCGGCGCTCGACAGGGTTCTCTGTTTGACAAAGCGCACAGTTAGCAGCCGCTCGATTAACGCCTAGAGATCCCATTATAACGTACTCCAAAGATCACTCCACTTGGACTCGCCACTAGAAGCCTcggcctcctcctccctaGACTTGTTCAAAATCGCAAGTTGCTCAGACACCAAAACATCCCTATATTCAGAACCGCCGTGGATCTTGTTAAGAGCCCGCTCAGCCTTGGcctccttgcccttgtATAGAAGCCATCGAGGAGATTCGGGAACGATAAagaggacgacgaagaggaggacgacCCAGACCAAGTTGAGCGCGACTGGGATACGCCACGATGCCGTGGAAGACATGGTATGTGTTCCCAAACCGACACCGGCACCGATAACCTGACCAATCGCAAGCATAAGTTGCCAACTAAAACCTATACGTAAGTACAACTTGAGTCTtcaggagaaaaaaaagaaagaaaaaaagcaGACCTTGAGACACAAGCACCTCGAATCTCCATGGGAGGGATTTCTGATAAATAAAGAGGAGCACTGTATCGACGCGTAGAATAAGCTTTGCACGCCATTTGGGGGAGCTCCATTATCGAAACTTACGCGTTGGAAATGATACCAATGCCCATACCAGCAATAAGACGGCCAACAGTAAGAAGACTTTGTACGAGGTCAGCAAGGTGTATCAAGCAAAACGAGAAAAGACATACGCGGAGCTGCCGACAATGATCATTTGAAGGACGACACCAATGGCGAGAAGGACGATGGCAGAGAAGATACCACCCTTTCGACCAGAGTAGTCACTCAAAAAACAATGTCAGTTAATAATTCCTCCGCCATACTTGATAAGGCGCGGCTCACCCGATAGGACCAGCTCCCAAAGAACCAACAACCTCACCGACCTGAATGATAGAAACCCAAAGGGACTGATCGCTGCTTGAAAGAGCATAAGTGCCATTGCCAGTGTTATCGCCGAATTGCTCAACTTTGACAACCCGTTAGCACCCGTTCTTTTGGCTTTTGCAGTCGAAAGATTAAAAGGTACTTACCAAAGACAGGTGTCTCAAGCAAAGAAGTGAAATAGGTACCATCGTAACCGTACGCGACTGGGGCAATACTGATCAAGGCGCAAAAAAAGATAGGACGCCGATAGTCCTTCTTGAACCAGTCGGCCCAGCTCTCCAAAccccctccttcattagcAACTGCAGCAACCATGGCTTTCTACGTGGGGTTAGGTAAATGTTAAACGggattgttgttgttgacagaaaaagaacgaaagaaggaaaaaggaggagatttGATCTAGTTTTAGTTTTACATTAACGATGGGGAGATGGGGTCAGGTTAACATCTATGGCGCGGATTATCTGCGGGGAGCTGGGGCCCGCCCATCCTCGCATCGAAAAGAGGAACGAGTGTCTGCGAGATGGTTGTCAAACAGTCCAAACGTCAAACGAAAGTATATTTCAAGCTAAAGTAAACGCGCATGTCGGCAATTTCCTTCATCGCGTGGGGATTTGACGAATGAACCGCCGGCAAGTGTTCAAATTCAGGGGGATGATTCCTGAATTTTTACGGGACTTTGAAaaggttttttttttgtgaATCCGAGATTTATTTAGCGAGGGGGCGGTAAGGACGACATTTCGTCATATGCATTTGCAGTGGTTTTGGTGAATTCCAAGGATAGATATGAGAGATAATGAGCGAGGCTGTTCGACGTCCATCTTTAGATCAATTTTATTGTTATAGAGGGGTAATTACTGGGGAGAAAAATCAGGCTTGAGTGATGGATGGACGAGAGGATGCtgcgtcttcttctcgaaaAGTGCAAAACAATCTCTTTCGGGGCGCCGTGACACGAACAGGGACACCCGCCAGTGCCGCAGAAGGACTGGCctcaaaaaaaaaagccaAGAGCAAATTCCTAACCAAGCCACCTGCGTTATCACAGATCGTCTCGTCTACGACAAGCGATAAGGGGTCCCCATGAACATTCCCCTACCTACATTTGCATGACGTGACTGCCCCAGATAATAGAGAACGAACACGATTAAGATGACCTCAACGCCCTGAAGGAACGTACTCgccccttccccatcccaaAGAAGTGGTGGAAATAAAGCGGTCATagatcaacaacaaggattTGAAGGAAAACTGCCATGTGTGAACGAAGCTGTGACGACGACAGTTATAGCCTCTGaaatctctctttctatcAGTTGGCTTTCTATTCGTCAATAAGCCCCATATAGATGTTCAAAAAAACGAAGGAGCGACGACTATCATTCTTTAAAACGTTCATCGCCGGGCGGGCGTTCAGCTA from Cryptococcus neoformans var. neoformans JEC21 chromosome 3 sequence includes the following:
- a CDS encoding sugar transporter, putative, with product MVAAVANEGGGLESWADWFKKDYRRPIFFCALISIAPVAYGYDGTYFTSLLETPVFVEQFGDNTGNGTYALSSSDQSLWVSIIQVGEVVGSLGAGPIGDYSGRKGGIFSAIVLLAIGVVLQMIIVGSSALLTVGRLIAGMGIGIISNAAPLYLSEIPPMEIRGACVSSWQLMLAIGQVIGAGVGLGTHTMSSTASWRIPVALNLVWVVLLFVVLFIVPESPRWLLYKGKEAKAERALNKIHGGSEYRDVLVSEQLAILNKSREEEAEASSGESKWSDLWKNPVERRKFFATVGILVSQQISGVQFIFSYTTTFFALVGISDTFIITIIVDCIEVLGVIASFFVVERWGRRPLLIYTGIFMFITLLIVGAMGAVSGQGDRFEPYLADHPSLGKAVAAMICLYVFAFNLSWGPLAWVVAAEMSTGRNRQKHLSIGTAMFWVSAWVVTFTLPYLFQPDEAGLGPMIGFIYAFGGFLSVAFVYFFIPETQGRTLEEINFMMEARIPTRQWKGYDLATVVARDEKKITRGEAEHLEKVDELERPQNKRFMSLFAADSESS